The following proteins come from a genomic window of Candidatus Effluviviaceae Genus I sp.:
- a CDS encoding GNAT family N-acetyltransferase: MGAGQRAERARDAGDRTPGKLTFRPLTPARWRDFELLFGKSGACGGCWCMWWRQTRAEFGANHGERNRRAMKRIVDSGEVPGVMVYEGRTPVGWCSVAPRERFASLERSRVLRRLDDTPVWSIVCLFVARSHRGRGLAVALIRAAAELAEQRGARMVEAYPTAPRGRALPDISSFMGVPAQYERAGFRVAARPSRARVVMRRGTE; this comes from the coding sequence ATGGGCGCGGGACAGCGGGCGGAGCGCGCGCGGGACGCGGGCGACAGAACGCCGGGGAAGCTGACGTTCCGGCCTCTCACGCCCGCGCGCTGGCGTGACTTCGAGCTCCTGTTCGGGAAGAGCGGCGCCTGCGGCGGGTGCTGGTGCATGTGGTGGCGGCAGACGCGCGCCGAGTTCGGGGCGAACCACGGGGAGCGCAACCGGCGCGCGATGAAGCGGATCGTGGACTCGGGCGAAGTGCCTGGGGTCATGGTCTACGAGGGGCGGACGCCGGTCGGCTGGTGCTCGGTCGCGCCGCGCGAGCGATTCGCCTCGCTCGAGCGGTCGCGCGTGCTCCGGCGGCTGGACGACACGCCCGTGTGGTCCATCGTCTGTCTGTTCGTGGCGAGGTCGCACCGCGGGCGCGGGCTCGCCGTGGCGCTCATCCGCGCGGCGGCCGAGCTCGCTGAGCAGCGCGGCGCGCGGATGGTCGAGGCCTACCCGACGGCGCCGCGGGGCAGGGCGCTCCCCGACATCTCGAGCTTCATGGGCGTGCCGGCGCAGTACGAGCGCGCGGGGTTCCGTGTCGCGGCGCGGCCCTCGCGGGCGCGGGTCGTGATGCGGCGGGGGACGGAGTAG